In uncultured Desulfuromonas sp., the genomic stretch GGCACCAGTAACCTTGATCTGGCGCGGCGACATAACTTGGTGCCTATCGGCACTATGGCGCACGAATGGTTTCAGGCCTGGCAGGCCGTGACCCGTTTGGCTGATGCCCAAAAGGCGGCGCTGGAGAGCTGGGTGCGCGAGTACCGTGGTCGCCTCGGCATTGCCCTGACCGATTGTTACAACATGGATGCGTTTATACGCGATTTTTCCGATCCCTATTTTGGCAAGTTATACGATGGCCTGCGCCACGACAGTGGCCCTCCCCTTGAATGGGGCGAGAAGGCCATTGCCATGTATCAGGCCATGGACATTGATCCAATGTCAAAGACTCTGGTGTTCAGTGACAGTCTGACCTTTGAACGGATGGTGGAAATTTACCAGTATTTCAATGGCCGCGCGCAGGTCTCGTTTGGCATCGGCACCATGTTGACCAACGATATCGGCCAATCGGCCCTGAGTATGGTGATTAAGATGGTGGCGGCCAACGGTAAGCCGGTGGCCAAGGTTTCCGATGAGCCGGGCAAAAGCATGTGCGAAGACCCCGGATATTTGCGCTATTTGGCATCGGTTTATGATATTGATTTGGAGCTGTAACCTTTTTATCAAAACGGGCGAGATATAACCATGATGCACCATGACCGGTTACGTCGGTTGTCCCTTTACTCTGTTGGACTGTTTCTCGCCATCAGTGCGTTATGTGCTATTGTCACCGTGATCAGTGGGTCGTTTGGTGCCTTTGAAGTTCGTGTGATGGTGACGACTTCGGTGATTGCCGGAGCCAGCATTTGCTCGTTGTGCTGCAGCGCTCACATGGCTGCCACAAAGATACACTGGCCCGCTGTCAGCGGCATGACTCTGGCGATGATCGCAGCAGTTCTGGCCATTTGCGGGGTCTGGTTTGATGCCGATGGTGAGACGTTCTGGCGCAGCGTCGCTTTTTTTACGGTGTGGGCCATTGCTTTTGCTCATGCTCTGGCGCTGTTGATGGTGCGTCTGGAGTTACGTTTTCACTGGTTGCGTGTTGCCACCACGGCGACCATTGTCGCCAATGCCGTGGTGTTCACCATCATGATTGTCACCGGCTATGATGACGATGCCGTGTTCAAGCTGATTGCCGTGCTGTCGGTCCTTGCCGCCCTGGAAACCCTGTTGGTCCCGATAATGGCAAAACTCTCCAGTCGGCGCGCACATAAATCGTCTGCAGCGGATCTGGTCCTGTTTTGCGATGCAGCCGGGAAGTATCATGACCGCCATGGCCAACGCTATGACGTGCGGCCGTTGGATCGTGATGTGTAACAGCCGATGAGTGAATCATATTATTGCAGCCGTCCTTTTGACTGGCTGGAAATTCATGCTGACGGCTCGGCGTTTGTCTGTTGCCCGGCTTGGTTGCGTCGTCCCATCGGCAATCTGCTAACCACACCGTGGCCGCAAGTGTGGAACAGTCGTGTGGCCGTTGAGCTGCGTAAAACCGTGCTTAACGGTAGCCTGCACTCCTGCAGCCCGCGCCGCTGTCCGTTTCTCGCCTCTTTGACATTTCCGGTCTGTGTGGCCAATCGTTGTGATGATCCGCGTCTACTGGCGGTGATTCGTCGAGGAGAAAGTCACCTGCAGCGTGGTCCCCGTACGTTGAACCTGAGCTTTGATCCACGCTGTAATCTGAGTTGTCCCAGTTGTCGTCAGCAGCCTGTGAGTTTGGATAATGCCGGACAGCATGCCGTTGACACTCTGTCCCATTTTGTGTTGGAGGAGTTGGCTGCTGATGTCGAGGAGTTGCGCCTGAGTGGCCACGGCGATCCGTTTTCTGCTCCGGGCTACCGTTATCTTCTCCACCAGGTTGATTCTCATCGTTTCCCACGGTTGAAACGGCTGCACCTTCATTCCAACGGCTTGCTGTGGACGCCGCAGCACTGGGACGAGTTTGCCCATCTCCACCCCTATCTGTCCTCTGCTGAGATCTCCATCGATGCTGCTGATGCCACGCTGTATGCGGAGAATCGTGGCGGCGATTTCAGTCAGTTGCTGGCCAATCTACAGTTCATTCAATCCCTGTCCATCAATCTGCGGCTCAGTTGCGTGGTGCAACACAACAATTATCACCAGATGAGCGATTTTGTTCATCTGGCTCGTCGCTTTGGCGCATGCAGCTATTTCAGCCCTTTGGTCAACTGGGGAACCTGGAGTCGTGCCGACTATCACCAGCGGGCAGTTCATCTGCCGGGCCACCCTGATCATCAGGCGTTTCGGGCGCAACTTGCCAAGGTTGCTGCTTTGCCGGATGTTGATGTCGGAACGTTACACGCCTTTGTTTAGCAGGACGCTGAAAACTCCTTTCCGAAGGCTTTTCAACGACGCAAGCCGAAAATGCGATTGCCTTCTTGCTTATAAAATCGAGCCCTTGAGAATCCATCCTTGATTTTCGTCATCCGTCCATGAGCTCCACAACTTGTTGGTGCGGGTTTTCTTCAAAACGCGATGGTCAAAGCACTACAGGTCACGCGCACACCTGTTTTTTACCCTTGAAAACAGACGTTTCTTTGAGGCACATCCATCCCATGATGAGAGGATCTATGCCGACGATTCCATGGGGACAATCTCTGTATCGCCGTCTTATTGTGACCTCGGATCAGGAGTGTTGCAAATTATCCGCACAGGCCCGTTGGTTTGTGGCGAACAATTTTGTTTTGATGCTGGCCAGTCTTTTTTTCTCCAAACTGGCCGATGTTTTGTCCAATCCTAAAATCGTCTTGCCATGGGTGATGGAAACTGTCCATGCCCTATTGTCTCTGTTGGGTTTTCTGGTGTCGATCCGCGAGTCCGGCGCTTTGATCCCCCAGGTGCTGATTGCCGGCTCTGTGAAGCGTCTGGCGAGACGCAAATGGGTGTGGGTGACAGGCAAGATGGTGGACGTTGCGGCCATGCCTGCGATTGCTCTGGTGGCTTGGTTGGCCGAGGGGGGGGGGGTGGCCGGGTGGAGACTCCTGTTGTTGCTCGTTGTTTTCAGCCTGGCGCGGGGCTTTTGCTCGGTGGCCTCCAAGAATGTGACCGGAAAAACCTGGCTCCGCAATGGCTGGCAAGCTTGTGGTTATTGCCCTGATGCTATTTTCTGCTCAGAATTGCCTACCAGAGGGGGGCGCATTGAGCTCTTTTGTTGGTTTAAGCACTCTGATTCTGCTGCTGTCACTGATGGGCGGTGGCGGCATGGTCATGGCACGCCGCTTGCCCGACGTAGAATGACGGCAGAGTCAAAACCAACGCAGGACATAATAGCGCACATAGAGATAAACCATTGCCAGAAAAATGGTCAGAAACATGGTTGGCAGACCGTATTTGAGAAATTGGCCGAAGCTGATTTTGTAGCCGGCTTTTTCACTTAATCCGATGACGATGACATTGGCAGAGGCACCAATGGGGGAGCCATTGCCGCCGAGACAGGCACCAAGGGCCAGCGCCCACCACACCGGGTCGATGGTTCGTGCCTGGGCTGCTGTGGTTGGTGCGGAACCAAACACCTGATTGGACAGATCGATAAGGATCGGGTTCATCGTGGCAACAAACGGAATGTTGTCGACGATGGCCGAACTGAGTGCTGAAAACCACAACATCACCATGGTCAGAACCGTCATGTCGTCGGGTTGGGGATGGGTTACGGCGATCATCGCGCGGGACAGGTCTTCCACCAGACCCACCTTGACAATGCCACCGATAATGATGAATAAGCCGATGAAAAAGAAAATGGTCGGCCATTCCACCTCAGCGAGGATCTCCGTTGGCTGTTCGTCAGAAAGCACAAACAGGGTTGCGGCACCCATCAGGGCGACGCTGGCCGGTTCATAATGGAAAAAGCCGTGCAGCATGAAGCCGAGGATGGTCAGTCCAAGGATGAGCAACGATTTTTTCAACAGCGCTGGATCGCGAATCTGTTCGCGTTCGTTCATGGTCATGATGCGCCGTTTCAGTTCCTCTTTGACCGTCAGACTTTTGCCGAAAATAATTTTCCACGCCAGCATCCAGAATAGAAAAATGATGATGATTGCCGGAGTCAGGTGGACAACGAAGTCCATGAAGTTGAGACCGGCCTTGGAGGCGATCATGATATTGGGTGGATCACCGATCAGGGTCGCGGTACCGCCGATGTTGGACGCCAGTGCTTCGGTGATCAGGTACGGGATCGGATTGATCTCCAGTTGTTCAGCGATCAACAGGGTGACCGGAGCGAGCAGTAACACGGTGGTGACATTGTCGAGAAAAGCGGAACCCAGAGCTGTAATCACGGCAAACAGGACCATGATGCGAAACGGTTCCCCCTTGGCAGCTTTAGCGCACTTGATGGCCACATACTGAAACACACCGGTTTTGGTCATGATGTTGATCATCACCATCATGGAGATGAGCAGGAAGATAACATTCCAGTCAACGCCGAGATCCATATCGTGAAACGCTTCATGTTGGTCGAGGATCTTGCCGATCAGGGTGATGGCGGCACCAAACAGGGCGACTTTGGTCTTATGGATTTTTTCTGAAATGATCAGGGCGTAGGCGACAATAAAAATGCCGGTGGCAAACCAATACATAAAATGCTCCGAAAAATGGCCCCTGTGAAGAGGCCGTGATCAGGTTATTCAGAAAGATCGACAACGCCGTCGAAGTTGTAGGTAAACGGATCGCCGATAAGGTGAACCAGAATATCGACCCGGGTGATTTCACCAACAATTTTGTTGTGTGTGTCGACCACGGGCAGGGTGTTGAAGCCGCGTTCGGCAAAAATAGCATCCGCCTGCAGCAGTTGATGGTGAGGATGCAGGGAGATCACATTTTTAACCATGATGTCGCGGGCACAGCGATGGCGGGCTTTTTCAGCCTGTCGTTTGAGGTAATCAGCGCCATCACTGATGGAGCGGGCGAGATGGGCATTCATGTAAGAGGGCATCACCTCTTTGAGCAGATCACGGGCCGAGACCACGCCGATCAGGGTGCGATCTTTGTCAACGATATAAGCCAGGCGAGGCGTTGGCGCGGCAATCTTATGCAGCAGACAGACAAAGTCGCAGTCCGGCTCAGCGAGAACCACGGTTTTACGCATGCAGGTGGAAACATCCATAGAAAACCTCCCTTGGTATAAAATAACATATCGCGTTTTCAGTTGTGGGGAAAGGGGTTTGTTTAAGGATGACGCATGAATCGGTTGCTGGCAAATTATGGTGCTGATTTAATCGTTATTAAATGAGATGACTCACTACTGTCCGGTTAAAAAATCGGTCAAAGCTTTAAGCTGTTGATAATAATCGTTCTTTGACATAACTGTTCCGTTTTCGATTTGAATTCATCCCGCCAATATGGGGAGATACCATCCATTAACGTAGGAGGTATCAATGAATTCAGGTCAAACCGTTTTCAGGCAACTGCTGCAGTTTCTGCCACGTCACGATTTCAATCTGTGCGTTCGCCGCTACCGTGGCGATTACAGAGCCAGAAAGTTTTCGACTTTCGATCAATTTCTGTGTCTCGCCTACGCCCAAATGGCTGGCCGTGAAAGCTTGCGCGATATCGAAACCTGTTTGAACTCTCATCGTGAAAAGCTCTACCACATCGGTTTTCGTGGTTCCGTGTCCCGTTCAACTTTGGCTGATGCCAGTGAGCGCAGAGACTGGCGCATCTTTCAAGACTTCAGTCATGTTTTGATTCGCATGGCACAGCAACTTTACTGTGGTGAACCGTTTGCCCTGGAACTTGCTCAACCGCTGTATGCTTTCGATTCAACAACGATTGATCTCTGTTTGACACTGTTTCCATGGGCCGAGTTTCGGACAACAAAAGCCGCCGTGAAAATGCATACGCTGCTTGATCTGCGGGGAACTATCCCAACGTATGTCGCCGTCACGACAGGCAAGGTGCATGATGTTCGAATGCTCGATTCTCTGCCGGTGACCGAGGATGCCATTTACACGATGGACAAGGCCTATACCGATTTCTCGCGACTTTATGCACTGCATCAACAAGGGGCCTTCTTTGTCATCAGAGCAAAAGACAATTTGCGCTATAGGCGGATCTATTCCGCAATCAAAGACAAGTCTGCCGGGATAAAAGCCGACCAAACGGTCGTCCTGGTCACGCCAAAATCGAAAAAAGACTATCCGGAAAAGCTCCGCCGGATCAGTTATGTTGACAAAGATCGAAACAAGCATCTGGTCTTTTTGACCAACAATTTTACGGTTTCAGCAGCGACAGTTGCTGAAGTCTATAAGCAGCGCTGGCAGGTGGAACTGTTTTTCAAATGGATCAAGCAACACCTGCGGATCAAATCGTTTTACGGGACATCGATCAACGCCGTAAAGAGTCAGATATGGGTAGCAATGAGCATTTATCTTCTGGTTGTCATTGCGAAGAAAAAGCTCAAAATCCCATGTGAGCTCTACACTTTTTTACAAATCCTGGAGGTCAATCTGTTTGAGAAAAAGCCCATTTCATCGATGGTTGCTGATGCTCTCAAACAAATTCAAGACCTCCAAGATAGCAACCAGCTGAATTTATTCAGCTATTAACCGGACAGTAGTGGAGATGACTTCATGCTTGTCCTGCGTTGTTATGTTTTATTCTTTTTCCCAGGATGTCACAATGGTGTCCCGGACGGTACTGGTCGGTCGGTTGGTTGGGGTGGCTGTTGATGACTCTCATTTTTGAATTAGGCTTTGGTCGTTGATGGATTAATCAATTTTGGCGTAAGGTGGCTCAGGTATTGGCCTTTTGGCGGGGAAGATCTGTTTCTCCTCGTGTTGCTGGTCACGCTGGTGTTGCCACGTGTTTGCGCACGTTTTTACCGGCTGGATGAATGACCAGACCGGTTGTCACTTATCCATAGCGATGTTAGGCTGCGAAAAAATTGTTCCCACGAACTTGATTGTGAAAGGAGAGGCCTTTGTCTCAAAAACGGGAGTACAGTTATTCCGTTCCCTGGAATCTGATGTTAATTATCTTGGGGTCAGTCATTCAGGCGGTCGGTTTTAAAGCCATTGCCACGGTCCACGGTTTTGTTCCCAGTGGTTTGTTCGGTCTGGCGACCCTGATTGAATACAAAACGTCGATACTTGATGCCGGTGTCTGGTATCTGATGCTCAACGTGCCGATGTTTGTTCTCGGCTACCTGTTTATCAGTCGCCGGTTTCTCGCCTACAGTTTTATCTCCATGATCACGGTTTCTCTGGCTTACAGCAGCCTTGACCTGGTTGTTCATATACAGAATCAACTTTACGCGGCTGTGTGCTTCGGTGTGATCAGTGGCTGCGGTGCTGGTGTGGTGTTGCGCACTTTGGGTTCCAATGGTGGTCTTGATGTTGTGGCTGTTATTGCCAACCAGCGCTTTAATGTTGGTATTGGTAAAACGTACTTTATGTTTAACCTGGCCCTGTATGCGGTCAGTTTTCTCAGTTTGGACAACGACCTGGTTATTGCCTCTTTGATTGCCGCGTTTGTCGCCTCGGTGTGTATGGAGTACAGCCTGTCCATGTTCAGTCAGCGCAAGCTGTGTCTGATAATTTCCAAACACAACGAAGAGATCGCCCAAAAGGTGATGCATAGCATGAAAATCGGAGCGACCTTTTTGGAAGGTGTCGGCGCCTATAAGAATGAAACTCGCCGCGTGTTGATGGTGGTGACCAATAACATT encodes the following:
- a CDS encoding SPASM domain-containing protein, translating into MSESYYCSRPFDWLEIHADGSAFVCCPAWLRRPIGNLLTTPWPQVWNSRVAVELRKTVLNGSLHSCSPRRCPFLASLTFPVCVANRCDDPRLLAVIRRGESHLQRGPRTLNLSFDPRCNLSCPSCRQQPVSLDNAGQHAVDTLSHFVLEELAADVEELRLSGHGDPFSAPGYRYLLHQVDSHRFPRLKRLHLHSNGLLWTPQHWDEFAHLHPYLSSAEISIDAADATLYAENRGGDFSQLLANLQFIQSLSINLRLSCVVQHNNYHQMSDFVHLARRFGACSYFSPLVNWGTWSRADYHQRAVHLPGHPDHQAFRAQLAKVAALPDVDVGTLHAFV
- a CDS encoding ArsB/NhaD family transporter, which codes for MYWFATGIFIVAYALIISEKIHKTKVALFGAAITLIGKILDQHEAFHDMDLGVDWNVIFLLISMMVMINIMTKTGVFQYVAIKCAKAAKGEPFRIMVLFAVITALGSAFLDNVTTVLLLAPVTLLIAEQLEINPIPYLITEALASNIGGTATLIGDPPNIMIASKAGLNFMDFVVHLTPAIIIIFLFWMLAWKIIFGKSLTVKEELKRRIMTMNEREQIRDPALLKKSLLILGLTILGFMLHGFFHYEPASVALMGAATLFVLSDEQPTEILAEVEWPTIFFFIGLFIIIGGIVKVGLVEDLSRAMIAVTHPQPDDMTVLTMVMLWFSALSSAIVDNIPFVATMNPILIDLSNQVFGSAPTTAAQARTIDPVWWALALGACLGGNGSPIGASANVIVIGLSEKAGYKISFGQFLKYGLPTMFLTIFLAMVYLYVRYYVLRWF
- a CDS encoding CBS domain-containing protein, with the protein product MDVSTCMRKTVVLAEPDCDFVCLLHKIAAPTPRLAYIVDKDRTLIGVVSARDLLKEVMPSYMNAHLARSISDGADYLKRQAEKARHRCARDIMVKNVISLHPHHQLLQADAIFAERGFNTLPVVDTHNKIVGEITRVDILVHLIGDPFTYNFDGVVDLSE
- a CDS encoding IS4 family transposase encodes the protein MNSGQTVFRQLLQFLPRHDFNLCVRRYRGDYRARKFSTFDQFLCLAYAQMAGRESLRDIETCLNSHREKLYHIGFRGSVSRSTLADASERRDWRIFQDFSHVLIRMAQQLYCGEPFALELAQPLYAFDSTTIDLCLTLFPWAEFRTTKAAVKMHTLLDLRGTIPTYVAVTTGKVHDVRMLDSLPVTEDAIYTMDKAYTDFSRLYALHQQGAFFVIRAKDNLRYRRIYSAIKDKSAGIKADQTVVLVTPKSKKDYPEKLRRISYVDKDRNKHLVFLTNNFTVSAATVAEVYKQRWQVELFFKWIKQHLRIKSFYGTSINAVKSQIWVAMSIYLLVVIAKKKLKIPCELYTFLQILEVNLFEKKPISSMVADALKQIQDLQDSNQLNLFSY
- a CDS encoding YitT family protein, which produces MSQKREYSYSVPWNLMLIILGSVIQAVGFKAIATVHGFVPSGLFGLATLIEYKTSILDAGVWYLMLNVPMFVLGYLFISRRFLAYSFISMITVSLAYSSLDLVVHIQNQLYAAVCFGVISGCGAGVVLRTLGSNGGLDVVAVIANQRFNVGIGKTYFMFNLALYAVSFLSLDNDLVIASLIAAFVASVCMEYSLSMFSQRKLCLIISKHNEEIAQKVMHSMKIGATFLEGVGAYKNETRRVLMVVTNNIQLKRLEEVAFTIDPHSLFIVENTFNVIGSTFSRRKIY